A stretch of the Gemmatirosa kalamazoonensis genome encodes the following:
- a CDS encoding DNA-3-methyladenine glycosylase family protein: protein MTNASAWVDRTVSQSRDQATPRDDASAQVASRRDALSVTPPYRLDLTASALRRLPSNVVDVLTPDGAYLRVLAGAHGHVVVHVSQTGPTRLELLITGDVRDHAVARDAARRMLGVRCDLTSFDRASARIPWLAPLARRMRGLKPPRYACLWEAFVNAIVFQQVSLAAASAITQRLVVALGAPLLYAGVPLYVFPSAEQVLGADDALLHATGLSASKRVTLRRVATAIVAGSMSERLLAACTSPQAAARLSEIKGIGPWSAAVILLRGLGRLDVFPANDSSVRRNIVMMAPSQRVDLVRTVAALQPQQGLLYYHLLLARLEARGGLGAASVSALGRAPAISS, encoded by the coding sequence ATGACGAACGCCTCCGCATGGGTCGATAGGACCGTGTCGCAATCGCGGGACCAAGCCACTCCACGTGACGACGCGAGCGCCCAGGTGGCGAGTAGGCGTGACGCGCTATCGGTCACGCCGCCGTATCGCCTCGATCTCACGGCGAGCGCGCTGCGGCGCCTGCCTAGCAACGTCGTAGACGTGCTGACGCCGGATGGAGCTTACCTGCGCGTTCTCGCCGGCGCGCACGGTCATGTCGTCGTACACGTCTCACAGACCGGACCCACACGGCTCGAGCTGCTGATCACCGGCGACGTGCGTGACCACGCTGTCGCGCGCGACGCGGCCCGTCGGATGCTCGGCGTACGCTGCGATCTCACGTCGTTCGATCGAGCGTCGGCGCGGATTCCGTGGCTCGCGCCGCTGGCCAGGCGCATGCGCGGCCTGAAGCCGCCGCGCTACGCGTGTCTCTGGGAAGCGTTCGTGAACGCCATCGTGTTCCAGCAGGTGAGCCTGGCCGCGGCGAGCGCGATCACGCAGCGGCTCGTCGTCGCGCTCGGGGCGCCCCTACTGTACGCGGGTGTGCCGCTCTACGTATTCCCGAGCGCGGAGCAGGTGCTCGGCGCCGATGACGCTCTTCTGCACGCGACCGGGCTCAGTGCGAGCAAGCGCGTGACGCTGCGCCGCGTCGCGACCGCCATCGTAGCCGGCTCGATGTCCGAACGACTGCTCGCGGCCTGCACGAGCCCGCAGGCCGCGGCGCGCCTCTCCGAGATCAAGGGGATCGGACCATGGTCGGCCGCGGTCATCCTCCTCCGGGGTCTCGGGCGGCTCGACGTCTTTCCCGCTAACGACAGCAGCGTGCGTCGCAACATCGTCATGATGGCCCCGTCGCAGCGCGTCGACCTCGTACGGACGGTCGCCGCGTTGCAGCCGCAGCAAGGCCTGCTGTATTACCATCTGCTGCTCGCGCGCCTGGAAGCCCGAGGCGGCCTGGGAGCCGCGTCGGTGTCAGCGCTCGGCCGCGCTCCGGCTATCTCCTCGTGA
- a CDS encoding DUF2945 domain-containing protein: protein MRACRFERGDHVSWNSEAGRVRGTIIRVVTSPIRFKGYTVHASPEEPQYEIQSDLTDHIAMHKGSALRKLASRRKR from the coding sequence ATGAGGGCCTGTCGGTTCGAGCGCGGCGATCACGTGAGCTGGAACTCGGAGGCGGGTCGCGTTCGCGGTACGATCATTCGGGTCGTGACGTCGCCGATCCGGTTCAAAGGCTATACGGTCCACGCGAGCCCCGAGGAACCGCAGTACGAGATCCAGAGCGACCTGACCGACCACATCGCGATGCACAAAGGCTCGGCGCTCAGGAAGCTCGCTTCGCGGCGGAAGCGTTAG